From a region of the Narcine bancroftii isolate sNarBan1 chromosome 5, sNarBan1.hap1, whole genome shotgun sequence genome:
- the LOC138764552 gene encoding zinc finger protein 484-like — MNPFQCSDCGKNFKWSSELTRHRRVHTGEKPFTCPDCGKGFAQSTNLRTHQRVHTGEKPFACPECKKAFTKRGNLEVHQLVHTGERPFTCPECKKAYTTLFNLEIHLRVHTGERPFTCPECKKAYTTLSRLERHLRVHTGEKPFTCPECEKAFTQRCHLDVHRRVHTGEKPFTCPKCGKGFTETSSLKSHQRVHTGEKPFTCPDCGKGFAQSTNLRTHQRVHTGEKPFACNECEKAFTKRGNLEVHQLVHTGERPFTCPKCKKAYTTLSNLEIHLRVHTGERPFTCPDCGKGFVQFTDLHTHQWVHTGEKPYACPECEKAFTKRCNLEVHQRVHTGERPFTCPECKKAYTTLSSLERHLRVHTGEKPFTCPECEKAFTQRCHLEVHRRVHTGEKPFTCPKCGKGFNQLSNLQKHQKIHSSDKLSAARASSTPPIC, encoded by the coding sequence ATGAATCCGTTTCAGTGCTCCGACTGCGGGAAAAACTTTAAATGGTCGAGTGAGTTAACTAGACAccggcgggtccacactggggaaaagcccttcacctgccctgattgtgggaaggggtttgcccaGAGCACCAACCTTCGGACGCACCAGCGAgtccacactggggaaaagccATTCGCCTGCCCAGAGTGCAAGAAGGCCTTCACCAAGAGAGGGAACCTTGAGGTACACCAgctggtccacactggggagaggcccttcacctgccccgaatGCAAGAAGGCCTACACCACTTTGTTCAACCTTGAGATACAcctgcgggtccacaccggggagaggcccttcacctgccctgagtgcaagAAGGCCTACACCACTTTGTCTCGCCTTGAGAGACACCTGCGAgtccacactggggaaaagccGTTCACCTGCCCAGAATGCGAGAAGGCCTTCACCCAGAGATGCCACCTTGATGTACACCGGCGTGTCCATACTGGTGAGAAGCCATTCACCTGCCCCAAGTGTGGGAAAGGCTTCACTGAAACCTCTAGCCTGAAgagccaccagcgggtccacactggggagaagccattcacctgccctgattgtgggaaggggtttgcccaGAGCACCAACCTGCGGACCCACCAGCGAgtccacactggggaaaagccATTCGCCTGCAATGAGTGTGAGAAGGCCTTCACCAAGAGAGGGAACCTTGAGGTACACCAgctggtccacactggggagaggcccttcacctgccccaagtGCAAGAAGGCCTACACCACTTTGTCCAACCTTGAGATACAcctgcgggtccacaccggggagaggcccttcacctgccctgattgTGGGAAGGGGTTTGTCCAGTTCACCGACCTACACAcccaccagtgggtccacaccggggaaaagCCGTATGCCTGCCCCGAGTGCGAGAAGGCCTTTACCAAGAGATGCAACCTTGAGgtgcaccagcgggtccacactggggagaggcccttcacctgccctgagtgcaagAAGGCCTACACCACTTTGTCTAGCCTTGAGAGACACCTGCGAgtccacactggggaaaagccattcacctgccccgagtgcgagAAGGCCTTCACTCAGAGATGTCACCTTGAGGTACACCGGCGGGTCCATACTGGTGAGAAGCCATTCACCTGCCCCAAGTGCGGGAAAGGCTTCAACCAGCTCTCCAACCTGCAGAAGCACCAGAAGATTCACAGCAGTGACAAGCTGAGTGCAGCAAGGGCTTCATCCACTCCTCCCatttgctga